One genomic window of Candidatus Baltobacteraceae bacterium includes the following:
- a CDS encoding FAD-binding oxidoreductase: MTVAERAAPKSVEELGELVASCDAGGRKILIVGGNTLAGMGLPPARADVTLSTIGLNRIVDYEPADLTIATQSGTILQSINVALAQRGQFVPFDAPRPRDATVGGTLAVGWLGPRRHLYGRPRDYLIGTTAVLADGTPVRAGGMVVKNVAGYDMSRLYVGSCGTLAVLVQANLKTLPLPASARAFLAPLPEGTRADACRFLESLPVRPSAAFWIDGFHNSVDGEDGDDGRIFALLEGSEALLERATRDLRSALGRAGVPDTRVINAGARESFERVVDAYVAVLGERSITYRILCTPDASAERALGVHDLAARFELRCETIVDALNGDVVVRVSDLDSRSLGAKIETFDEALHAAQPQAIVLAGEHPFRGSLNVWGEPPAAIERMRELKARFDPNGTLNPGRFVGGI, translated from the coding sequence ATGACCGTCGCGGAGCGCGCCGCGCCGAAAAGCGTCGAGGAACTCGGCGAACTCGTCGCTAGCTGCGACGCGGGCGGGCGTAAAATCCTTATCGTGGGCGGCAACACGCTCGCCGGGATGGGACTGCCGCCGGCGCGCGCCGACGTTACGCTGTCGACCATCGGATTGAATCGCATCGTCGACTACGAACCAGCCGATCTCACCATCGCGACTCAGAGCGGAACGATCCTTCAATCCATCAACGTTGCGCTCGCGCAGCGCGGTCAGTTCGTACCGTTCGACGCTCCGCGTCCGCGCGACGCAACGGTCGGCGGAACTTTGGCGGTGGGATGGCTTGGACCGCGCCGCCACCTTTACGGCCGGCCGCGCGATTATCTCATCGGCACGACGGCCGTGCTCGCCGACGGGACACCGGTGCGCGCGGGCGGGATGGTCGTCAAGAACGTCGCGGGCTACGACATGAGCCGTCTCTACGTCGGATCCTGCGGTACGCTTGCGGTTTTAGTGCAAGCCAATCTCAAGACGCTGCCGCTGCCCGCGAGCGCGCGCGCGTTCCTCGCACCGCTGCCGGAAGGCACGCGCGCGGACGCCTGCAGATTTCTCGAATCGCTGCCGGTTCGGCCCTCCGCCGCGTTTTGGATCGACGGCTTTCACAACTCGGTCGACGGCGAAGACGGCGACGACGGCCGGATTTTCGCGCTTCTCGAGGGCAGCGAAGCACTGCTCGAACGCGCGACGCGCGATCTGCGTTCCGCGCTGGGGCGCGCGGGCGTTCCCGACACGCGCGTCATCAACGCGGGCGCCCGCGAATCGTTCGAGCGAGTCGTCGACGCGTACGTTGCGGTGCTGGGCGAGCGATCGATCACGTATCGCATTCTCTGCACGCCGGACGCGTCGGCCGAGCGCGCGCTGGGGGTGCACGATTTGGCGGCGCGGTTCGAGCTTCGCTGCGAAACGATTGTCGACGCGCTCAACGGCGACGTCGTGGTACGCGTGAGCGACTTAGATTCGCGCTCGCTTGGAGCGAAGATCGAAACCTTCGACGAGGCGCTGCACGCCGCGCAGCCGCAAGCAATCGTCCTGGCCGGAGAGCATCCATTTCGCGGATCGCTCAACGTTTGGGGCGAGCCGCCCGCGGCAATCGAACGCATGCGCGAACTCAAAGCTAGGTTCGATCCTAACGGTACGCTCAATCCCGGCCGCTTCGTCGGCGGAATCTAA
- a CDS encoding FAD-linked oxidase C-terminal domain-containing protein, with translation MLHQRLAEAVGQDAVLTAPEDLAAYAFDAYTDGNLPAAVVLPASTRDVSAVVRVARAVGAAVVPRGAGTGLCGGAVPMEGGVVISFARMNRILELDARNRRARVQPGVINLDLSVAAASTQLFYAPDPSSQRISTIGGNIATNAGGPHCLSYGTTVNHVLALEVVDDRGEVFTTAVDDAGYDLTAALVGSEGTLGIVTSAWVRLMRLPEAVRVWVVAFPSIEAASEAVSAIVGAGIVPTALEMMDKVIVRAVEAAFGAGYPTDASAVLLIENAGFENDMDACEASIRAIVDRHGALSWRSARTSAERDALWAGRKGAAAATGRISPNYYTQDVCVPRSKLPEALREVEAAAAKHRITVGNVFHAGDGNLHPLLMYDKTDRAQVAAVIETGNTILQAAVELGGTISGEHGVGYEKRDAMTRVYSTADLAAMARVRDVFDPKRMLNPDKIFPSGVRCPEVAG, from the coding sequence TTGCTACACCAGCGCCTCGCCGAGGCGGTCGGCCAAGATGCCGTGTTAACGGCGCCTGAAGACCTCGCCGCCTACGCTTTCGACGCATACACCGACGGAAATCTTCCCGCCGCCGTCGTCTTACCCGCGTCCACCCGCGACGTGAGCGCCGTCGTGCGCGTCGCGCGGGCCGTCGGCGCAGCGGTGGTGCCGCGCGGCGCCGGTACGGGACTCTGCGGCGGTGCCGTCCCCATGGAAGGCGGAGTCGTCATCTCGTTTGCGCGTATGAATCGCATCCTCGAACTCGATGCGCGCAACCGGCGCGCGCGCGTGCAGCCGGGCGTCATCAACCTCGATCTCTCTGTAGCCGCGGCGTCCACACAGTTATTTTACGCGCCCGATCCGTCCTCGCAGCGCATCTCGACGATCGGCGGAAACATCGCCACCAACGCCGGCGGCCCGCACTGCCTCTCCTACGGAACGACGGTCAACCACGTGCTCGCATTGGAAGTCGTGGATGACCGCGGTGAGGTTTTCACGACGGCCGTGGACGACGCGGGCTACGATCTGACCGCCGCGCTGGTGGGCAGCGAAGGGACGCTGGGCATCGTTACGTCGGCTTGGGTTCGTCTGATGCGGCTTCCCGAAGCGGTCCGGGTTTGGGTGGTGGCGTTTCCTTCGATCGAAGCGGCTTCCGAGGCCGTTTCGGCAATCGTCGGCGCGGGCATCGTTCCGACCGCGCTGGAGATGATGGACAAAGTGATCGTGCGTGCGGTCGAGGCGGCGTTCGGCGCGGGTTATCCGACCGATGCGAGCGCCGTATTGCTCATCGAAAACGCCGGCTTCGAAAACGACATGGACGCGTGCGAAGCGTCCATTCGCGCGATCGTCGATCGGCACGGCGCGCTTTCGTGGCGAAGCGCGCGCACGAGCGCCGAACGGGATGCCCTCTGGGCGGGACGAAAAGGCGCGGCCGCCGCCACCGGCCGCATCTCACCCAACTACTATACGCAAGACGTGTGCGTTCCGCGCAGCAAGCTTCCCGAAGCGTTGCGCGAGGTCGAAGCGGCCGCCGCCAAGCACCGGATTACGGTTGGAAACGTCTTCCACGCGGGCGACGGGAATCTGCATCCGCTGCTCATGTACGACAAAACCGATCGGGCGCAGGTCGCGGCGGTCATCGAAACCGGAAACACGATCCTGCAGGCTGCCGTAGAACTCGGCGGTACCATCAGCGGCGAGCACGGCGTCGGCTATGAAAAACGCGACGCGATGACGCGCGTCTACTCGACGGCCGATCTGGCGGCGATGGCGCGCGTTCGCGACGTTTTCGATCCCAAGCGAATGCTCAATCCCGACAAGATTTTTCCGAGCGGAGTGCGATGTCCGGAAGTCGCCGGATGA
- a CDS encoding PilZ domain-containing protein — MFSFLGFGKKKKAAPKSMVRPKAGTGQKRNAFRMPVEFEVSYTLDGRPGKRRARANDLSSGGLRLATDEDLVRGSRLDLEFHLPDEFLSEMTIEKEVFEQTPFGLRPQTVKVQPPGFKPMRMRATVLMPFFDRVEKKFAYGAKFGASEKEMQEELERFIHIWQIHYLRTRRPD; from the coding sequence GTGTTTTCATTTCTCGGCTTCGGTAAGAAGAAGAAAGCCGCGCCTAAGAGCATGGTGCGCCCGAAGGCGGGCACCGGCCAAAAACGCAACGCGTTTCGCATGCCGGTTGAGTTCGAGGTCTCGTACACGCTCGACGGCCGGCCCGGCAAACGGCGCGCGCGCGCGAACGACCTTTCATCCGGCGGCTTGCGGTTAGCGACGGACGAAGACTTAGTGCGCGGATCGCGGCTCGATCTCGAGTTTCACCTTCCCGACGAGTTTTTATCGGAGATGACCATCGAGAAGGAAGTCTTCGAACAAACGCCCTTCGGATTACGCCCGCAAACGGTGAAGGTGCAGCCGCCCGGATTCAAGCCGATGCGCATGCGTGCAACGGTCCTCATGCCGTTTTTCGATCGCGTCGAAAAGAAGTTCGCGTACGGTGCGAAGTTCGGCGCGTCGGAAAAAGAGATGCAAGAAGAGCTGGAGCGCTTCATCCACATATGGCAAATCCACTACTTGCGCACCCGCAGGCCGGACTAG
- a CDS encoding DUF1343 domain-containing protein, with the protein MRRSHFLGAAAALAASRALPARAETLPHANVTLGDDVLLHDVWPQLADRTVGIITNQTGVTSRLESVVDAVHRGTELHVKAVFAPEHGFRGDRAAGASVGTYTDSQTGLPVYSLYGATRHPSAAMLDGIDVLLFDIQDVGARAYTFVSTMAYAMQSAAAHGKEFWVLDRPNPVGGKLVEGPVLEPAYESFIGLYPIAMRHGMTVGELSTLFNDRFGIGSKLHVVKMRGWDRSQIWPDTGLQWVQTSPNVPTWQTCFVLLCTGLIDNAGVNNGTGYSKPFFYAGGADIDGSHLARTLNARDLPGVWFRPAAWSPFAGFWKDRELSGVELDVFDERRFAAVPTAVEILTAVRDLFPSALHVKATGLAHDWGTDSLRRGLLEGKSAGEIVEGWSAALDRFKTIREKYLLY; encoded by the coding sequence ATGCGGCGCAGTCACTTCTTGGGAGCAGCTGCCGCGCTCGCGGCTTCTCGTGCGCTGCCGGCACGCGCGGAGACGCTCCCGCATGCGAACGTCACGCTCGGCGACGACGTTTTGCTGCACGACGTGTGGCCGCAGCTCGCGGACCGAACGGTCGGCATCATCACCAACCAAACCGGCGTCACGTCGCGGCTCGAATCGGTCGTCGATGCGGTGCACCGCGGGACCGAGCTGCACGTCAAAGCCGTCTTCGCCCCCGAGCACGGATTTCGCGGAGACCGTGCCGCCGGCGCATCGGTAGGAACCTACACCGATTCGCAAACCGGTTTACCCGTCTATAGTCTGTACGGCGCGACGCGCCACCCCAGCGCGGCGATGCTCGACGGTATCGACGTATTGCTCTTCGACATTCAAGACGTGGGCGCGCGCGCGTATACCTTCGTCTCGACGATGGCGTACGCGATGCAAAGCGCCGCAGCGCACGGAAAAGAGTTCTGGGTGCTCGACCGTCCCAATCCCGTGGGCGGTAAGCTCGTGGAAGGGCCCGTACTCGAACCCGCTTACGAGTCGTTCATCGGTCTCTACCCGATCGCCATGCGGCATGGCATGACCGTCGGCGAGTTGTCCACGCTCTTCAACGATCGCTTCGGGATCGGCTCGAAGCTCCACGTCGTGAAAATGCGCGGCTGGGATCGCTCGCAGATCTGGCCGGACACCGGTTTGCAGTGGGTGCAAACGTCGCCCAACGTTCCGACCTGGCAAACCTGCTTCGTACTGCTGTGCACCGGCCTGATCGACAACGCCGGCGTCAATAACGGTACCGGCTACAGCAAGCCGTTCTTTTATGCGGGCGGAGCGGATATCGACGGGTCGCACCTCGCGCGCACGCTCAACGCGCGCGACCTTCCGGGCGTCTGGTTTCGTCCGGCCGCATGGTCGCCGTTTGCGGGGTTTTGGAAAGATCGCGAACTTTCCGGTGTCGAGCTCGACGTCTTCGACGAACGCCGCTTCGCCGCGGTGCCTACGGCGGTCGAGATCCTCACCGCGGTACGCGATCTCTTTCCATCGGCGTTGCACGTCAAGGCGACGGGACTCGCCCACGATTGGGGAACGGACTCGCTTCGCCGCGGATTACTCGAAGGAAAGAGCGCCGGCGAGATCGTGGAGGGTTGGAGCGCCGCGCTCGATCGCTTCAAAACGATCCGCGAAAAGTACCTTTTGTACTAG
- a CDS encoding 1,4-dihydroxy-6-naphthoate synthase: MTVRTLAYSPCPNDTYIFAALTNGMLDGAPPVEAHLADIDELNAAAERGDFELVKVSYGAVPYLAERYRVLRAGGAVGRGCGPLLVARPENAPELFADVRDKRIAIPGERTTAFLLLQMALGGRPKHVERVRFDRIVPAVAEGKIDAGLIIHESRFTYRDAGLIAIADLGEWWENFTRMPIPLGAILVRKDIDDGEAHRLGEAIRGSLAFARAHPERVMPYVREHAVEMSDDVMRQHIDLYVNDFTDDLGDDGMRAVAALLARAREAGVLTKSAEVAFVA; this comes from the coding sequence GTGACGGTTCGGACCCTCGCCTATTCGCCGTGTCCCAACGACACGTACATCTTCGCAGCGCTGACCAACGGCATGCTCGACGGTGCGCCGCCGGTCGAGGCGCATCTCGCCGATATCGACGAACTCAACGCGGCCGCCGAACGCGGCGACTTCGAGCTCGTCAAAGTCAGCTACGGCGCGGTGCCGTATCTCGCCGAGCGCTATCGCGTTTTGCGCGCCGGCGGTGCCGTGGGACGCGGCTGCGGCCCGCTGCTCGTCGCGCGCCCGGAGAATGCGCCGGAGCTCTTTGCGGACGTGCGCGATAAACGCATCGCTATTCCCGGCGAGCGCACCACGGCGTTTCTTCTGCTTCAGATGGCGTTGGGGGGGCGTCCGAAACACGTCGAGCGCGTGCGCTTCGATCGCATCGTACCGGCCGTTGCGGAAGGCAAAATCGACGCAGGGCTCATCATCCACGAATCGCGCTTTACCTATCGGGACGCAGGCTTGATCGCGATCGCCGATCTCGGCGAGTGGTGGGAGAACTTCACGCGCATGCCGATACCGCTGGGGGCGATTCTGGTCCGCAAAGACATCGACGACGGCGAGGCCCACCGCTTGGGAGAAGCCATCCGGGGCAGTCTGGCCTTCGCGCGAGCCCATCCCGAACGCGTGATGCCGTACGTCCGAGAACACGCAGTCGAGATGAGCGACGACGTCATGCGACAGCATATCGATCTCTACGTCAACGACTTTACCGACGACCTGGGCGACGACGGAATGCGCGCGGTCGCGGCGTTGCTGGCGCGCGCGCGGGAAGCGGGGGTTCTTACTAAGAGCGCGGAAGTCGCGTTCGTAGCGTGA
- the mqnB gene encoding futalosine hydrolase: MILLACAVEKELSFWKPRHDVELLLTGVGPVEAACSVTRALAQQRYRLLVNAGLAGAIGGAAEIGEGVAVSDEVLELGLEDGRPIELPEGHRVVDKVHSDIRLVAAVANRGCRVVRGITVARVTSSEETAERIARLGAGVESMEGFAVLRAAQLAGIPAIELRGISNRVGSRERSGWSFEAGQRGLQHVLGAFFDAVDAAEAQVVP; the protein is encoded by the coding sequence GTGATCCTGCTAGCCTGCGCGGTCGAAAAGGAGCTTTCGTTTTGGAAACCGCGGCACGACGTCGAGCTGCTCCTCACCGGCGTCGGTCCGGTTGAAGCCGCTTGTTCCGTGACGCGCGCCCTGGCACAGCAGCGGTATCGCCTGCTCGTCAACGCCGGCCTGGCCGGAGCGATCGGCGGTGCGGCCGAGATCGGCGAAGGAGTCGCCGTGAGCGACGAGGTGCTGGAGCTCGGCCTCGAAGACGGCCGGCCGATCGAGTTGCCCGAAGGCCATCGCGTCGTCGACAAGGTTCATTCCGATATTCGCTTGGTCGCCGCAGTTGCTAACCGCGGGTGCCGCGTCGTGCGCGGCATCACGGTCGCGCGCGTAACGTCGAGCGAAGAAACGGCCGAACGGATCGCGCGTTTGGGAGCCGGCGTCGAATCGATGGAAGGTTTCGCCGTGCTGCGGGCCGCGCAGCTCGCGGGCATTCCCGCGATCGAGCTGCGTGGAATTTCAAATCGCGTCGGAAGCCGCGAACGAAGCGGCTGGAGCTTCGAAGCGGGTCAGCGCGGATTACAACACGTTTTGGGGGCGTTTTTCGACGCAGTCGATGCGGCCGAAGCGCAAGTCGTGCCGTGA
- a CDS encoding 7-carboxy-7-deazaguanine synthase QueE: MLALAEIFYSIQGEGTWTGTPAVFVRLAGCNLACDFCDTDYSLKRLATVHEVVRDVRIAGGDCPMVILTGGEPLAQAETPALIDALRIDGRRVHVESNGTIYAQLPDDVWLCVSPKERVDRRMAERANEVKLIVDERVPEEQLEPFVGKEPFLLQPEGNKPKNVRIALEHAKAHPRRFRLSLQTHKFIGVP; the protein is encoded by the coding sequence ATGCTTGCGTTAGCTGAGATCTTCTACAGCATTCAGGGCGAAGGCACGTGGACCGGAACGCCGGCGGTGTTCGTGCGTCTGGCCGGCTGCAACTTGGCCTGCGATTTCTGCGACACGGATTATTCGCTCAAGCGTCTGGCGACGGTACATGAAGTCGTTCGCGACGTTCGTATCGCCGGCGGCGATTGTCCGATGGTGATTCTGACCGGCGGCGAGCCGCTCGCCCAAGCCGAGACGCCGGCGCTCATCGACGCGCTGCGCATCGACGGCCGGCGAGTGCACGTTGAATCCAACGGTACCATCTACGCGCAGCTTCCCGACGACGTCTGGTTGTGCGTCTCGCCCAAAGAACGCGTCGATCGGCGCATGGCAGAGCGGGCGAACGAGGTCAAGCTCATCGTCGACGAACGGGTTCCCGAGGAACAGCTCGAGCCTTTCGTGGGTAAAGAACCGTTCTTGCTGCAGCCCGAAGGGAATAAGCCCAAAAACGTGCGCATCGCGCTCGAGCACGCCAAAGCGCATCCACGGCGTTTCCGCCTCTCGCTGCAAACTCACAAGTTCATCGGGGTACCGTAG
- the queD gene encoding 6-carboxytetrahydropterin synthase QueD, protein MQIRKHFRFEAAHVLPYHPGKCSRMHGHSYRLEVSVRGPIQTDGPARGMIEDFDEIRRLVRETVIDVLDHQTLNDFIENPTAEHIVMWIWKRLENSLSGLDELVLWETSNSCAVLRRSDFRDACVS, encoded by the coding sequence ATGCAAATTCGTAAGCATTTCCGATTCGAGGCGGCACACGTGCTGCCGTATCACCCCGGCAAGTGCTCGCGCATGCACGGTCACTCCTATCGTCTCGAAGTAAGCGTTCGCGGCCCGATTCAAACCGACGGTCCCGCGCGCGGAATGATCGAGGACTTCGATGAAATTCGGCGCCTGGTACGCGAAACCGTAATCGACGTACTCGACCACCAGACGCTCAACGATTTTATCGAAAATCCTACCGCCGAACACATCGTCATGTGGATTTGGAAACGGCTCGAGAACTCGCTGTCGGGACTGGACGAACTGGTGCTGTGGGAAACGTCGAATTCGTGCGCGGTTTTGCGCCGAAGCGATTTTCGTGATGCTTGCGTTAGCTGA
- a CDS encoding dihydrolipoamide acetyltransferase family protein: MATTITMPQLGETVTEGTVAQWLKKVGDSVDKYEAFVEVSTDKVNAEVPSPVTGTIREVLVKEGETVATGTPIAVIDEVGAAAQSAAAPAAPAHASAPAPAAPPSSNGAGKTSAVSADVESALRGASPAVRRLAREHHLDVRTIKGTGTNGRVTADDVLAAASMGPSAAVGQAITSAPPSTPSAPKAPPPAGTSTYGEPIPGTTIPLTQARRIIAERMVESKHTAPHAWSMVEIDVTNVWKWRSREKDRFERETGYKLTLLPFFIRAVVESLAAFPLMNGKFTADGIYVNKDVNVGIAIGLATNLVVPVIKNADQLSIKGLAIAAGELIDKARRNKLGVDDLAGGTFTVNNNGANGSWASAPIINGGQAGIVTMETVVKKPVVREDDSIAIRSMMNSCLSLDHRVVDGYVASGFLADLKKRLEKMGPEGTL; this comes from the coding sequence ATGGCAACAACCATTACGATGCCGCAGTTGGGTGAGACGGTGACCGAAGGAACCGTCGCTCAGTGGCTCAAGAAAGTCGGCGACAGCGTCGACAAGTACGAAGCGTTCGTCGAAGTTTCCACCGACAAGGTCAACGCGGAAGTTCCGTCGCCCGTCACGGGGACGATCCGCGAAGTCCTCGTGAAGGAAGGCGAAACCGTTGCAACGGGAACGCCGATCGCGGTGATCGACGAAGTCGGCGCAGCCGCGCAATCGGCTGCGGCACCGGCCGCGCCCGCGCACGCATCGGCCCCGGCACCGGCAGCACCACCGTCCTCCAATGGCGCGGGCAAGACGAGCGCCGTCAGCGCCGATGTTGAGAGCGCGCTGCGCGGCGCATCGCCGGCGGTTCGCCGTTTGGCTCGCGAACATCATCTCGACGTTCGCACGATCAAGGGAACCGGAACCAACGGCCGCGTGACCGCCGACGACGTGCTGGCGGCTGCGAGCATGGGTCCGTCGGCTGCAGTCGGTCAGGCGATAACGTCCGCGCCACCGTCGACGCCGTCGGCACCGAAAGCGCCGCCGCCGGCGGGTACCTCGACCTACGGCGAGCCGATTCCGGGAACGACGATACCGCTCACGCAGGCGCGCCGCATCATCGCCGAGCGCATGGTCGAGAGCAAGCACACCGCACCGCATGCGTGGTCGATGGTCGAAATCGACGTCACCAACGTGTGGAAGTGGCGCTCGCGCGAAAAGGACCGCTTCGAGCGCGAAACGGGTTACAAGCTAACCCTCCTGCCGTTCTTCATTCGCGCTGTCGTCGAGTCGTTGGCGGCCTTCCCGCTGATGAACGGCAAGTTCACCGCCGACGGCATCTACGTCAACAAGGACGTCAACGTCGGCATCGCCATCGGTCTGGCGACGAATCTGGTCGTTCCGGTCATCAAGAACGCCGATCAGCTTTCGATCAAAGGCCTGGCGATTGCCGCCGGCGAGTTGATCGACAAAGCGCGCCGCAACAAACTTGGCGTGGACGATCTCGCAGGCGGTACGTTTACCGTGAACAACAACGGCGCGAACGGATCGTGGGCGTCGGCGCCGATCATCAACGGCGGTCAAGCCGGCATCGTTACGATGGAAACGGTCGTCAAAAAACCGGTCGTTCGCGAAGACGACTCGATCGCGATCCGCAGCATGATGAACTCGTGCTTGTCGCTCGATCACCGCGTCGTCGACGGGTACGTTGCCAGCGGCTTCCTCGCCGACCTCAAGAAACGGCTCGAAAAGATGGGGCCGGAAGGCACGCTCTAA
- a CDS encoding alpha-ketoacid dehydrogenase subunit beta, whose amino-acid sequence MAVSSSSATSTVMNNVEAVRATLYEALKNDDRTVILGEDVGARGNVFLITKDFINEFGPQRIIDTPIAEASIVGIAVGMAMEGLRPIAEIQFADFIYPAFNQIVGEAAKTRYRSNGEYTCPLVIRTPYGGGVRGALSHSVSIEALFYHVPGLKIVAPAFPADVKGLLNTAIDDNDPVLFLEHKKTYRLIKGEVPDGHYTIPFGKANVLKEGTQLTVVSYGLYVHWALEAAQKLQLEEGLSVEVIDLRSIRPMDKGAILRSVEKTRKLLVIHEDNKFGGIGAEISAMVAENALFHLDAPIRRLCAPDVPAMGYALPLEEEYMSSPAEMADAMREMVKF is encoded by the coding sequence GTGGCAGTGAGCAGCAGCAGCGCGACCTCGACGGTAATGAACAACGTCGAGGCGGTCCGCGCGACGCTCTACGAAGCGTTGAAAAATGACGACCGGACGGTGATTCTGGGTGAAGACGTCGGCGCGCGCGGCAACGTTTTTCTGATTACGAAGGACTTCATCAACGAGTTCGGTCCGCAGCGCATCATCGACACGCCGATCGCCGAAGCCTCGATCGTCGGCATCGCCGTCGGCATGGCGATGGAGGGATTGCGGCCGATCGCCGAGATCCAGTTCGCCGACTTCATCTATCCTGCGTTCAACCAGATCGTCGGCGAAGCGGCCAAGACGCGCTACCGTTCCAACGGCGAGTATACGTGTCCGCTCGTCATTCGCACGCCGTACGGCGGCGGGGTTCGCGGCGCGCTTTCGCACTCGGTCTCGATCGAAGCGCTCTTCTACCACGTGCCGGGGCTCAAAATCGTGGCGCCGGCGTTTCCCGCCGACGTCAAAGGTTTGCTCAATACCGCAATCGACGACAACGATCCCGTGCTCTTCCTCGAGCACAAGAAAACCTATCGCCTCATCAAAGGCGAGGTGCCCGACGGTCACTACACGATTCCGTTCGGCAAAGCCAACGTGCTCAAAGAAGGCACCCAGCTCACCGTCGTCTCGTACGGCCTCTACGTGCACTGGGCACTCGAAGCCGCACAGAAGCTCCAGTTAGAGGAGGGCCTGTCGGTCGAAGTGATCGACCTGCGCTCGATCCGCCCCATGGATAAAGGTGCGATCTTGCGCTCGGTGGAGAAGACGCGCAAGCTGCTCGTCATTCACGAAGACAACAAGTTCGGCGGTATCGGTGCGGAGATCAGCGCGATGGTCGCCGAGAACGCTCTGTTTCATCTCGACGCGCCGATTCGCCGTTTGTGCGCGCCCGACGTTCCCGCCATGGGATACGCGCTTCCGCTGGAGGAAGAGTACATGTCGTCGCCGGCCGAGATGGCCGACGCGATGCGAGAGATGGTGAAGTTCTAA
- a CDS encoding thiamine pyrophosphate-dependent dehydrogenase E1 component subunit alpha — protein sequence MAKTDVKTGRLERHGLSDEQLRALLRNMLLQRQLDNRGFQLNRQGKVPFALGSEGHEALQAGAAMAFNRGKDILAPYYRDLGLCLGIGLSPYEILLSIFARAADHNGGRQFPNHYSSKAAGLMSFSSILAAHIPHAVGAAYAMKYRGEKGRAVLVTCGDGTTSEGEWHESMNFAAIHKLPLVMLVENNEWAISTPLEKQMAQPEIWKRAKGYGMPGARFNGFDPIETYGAVKEAMDRARAGEGPSLVEGTCYRYLAHSTDDNDMTYRTKEVVQERRKNDPVPRFEALLVEYGVMNEKDVETMRKDVLRETNEATDAAEAQPYPQASDLYTHIYEGAWEPWQ from the coding sequence ATGGCTAAGACTGACGTAAAAACGGGACGGCTCGAACGTCACGGGCTGAGCGACGAGCAGCTGCGCGCGCTGCTGCGCAACATGCTGCTGCAGCGCCAGCTCGACAATCGCGGCTTTCAGCTCAACCGGCAAGGCAAAGTCCCGTTCGCGCTGGGCAGCGAGGGTCACGAAGCGCTTCAGGCCGGTGCCGCGATGGCGTTCAACCGCGGCAAAGACATTTTGGCGCCCTACTATCGCGATCTCGGGCTGTGCTTGGGCATCGGCCTCTCGCCCTATGAAATTTTACTGTCGATCTTCGCCCGCGCGGCCGATCATAACGGGGGCCGCCAGTTCCCCAATCACTACTCGTCCAAGGCCGCGGGATTAATGTCGTTCTCGTCGATCTTGGCGGCGCACATTCCGCACGCGGTCGGCGCCGCGTACGCGATGAAGTATCGCGGCGAAAAAGGCCGGGCGGTGCTGGTCACGTGCGGCGACGGAACTACCAGCGAAGGCGAGTGGCACGAATCGATGAACTTCGCCGCGATTCACAAGCTGCCGCTGGTGATGCTCGTCGAAAACAACGAGTGGGCGATCTCGACGCCGCTCGAAAAGCAGATGGCGCAGCCGGAGATTTGGAAGCGCGCCAAGGGATACGGTATGCCGGGTGCGCGTTTCAACGGTTTCGATCCGATCGAAACGTACGGCGCGGTCAAGGAAGCCATGGATCGCGCGCGCGCCGGCGAGGGCCCCTCGCTCGTCGAAGGCACCTGTTACCGTTACCTCGCGCACTCGACCGACGATAACGACATGACGTACCGAACCAAAGAAGTCGTGCAGGAGCGCCGCAAGAACGATCCGGTGCCGCGCTTCGAAGCGCTGCTCGTCGAGTACGGCGTCATGAACGAAAAGGACGTCGAGACGATGCGCAAAGACGTTCTGCGCGAAACGAATGAAGCGACCGACGCCGCGGAGGCGCAGCCGTATCCGCAGGCGTCCGATCTTTACACCCACATTTACGAAGGAGCCTGGGAACCGTGGCAGTGA